The Novipirellula artificiosorum genome contains a region encoding:
- a CDS encoding PTS sugar transporter subunit IIA yields the protein MEDLDVARIAEYLHVTPNQVIKMADRGRLPARKVGGTWHFSEAEIHHWLEERIGASDSLQLDKVQQVLDRVSPAAVDRPIAQLCEVDTIAVPLNARTRGSVIRSMSELATKSGLMWDAAAMGEAVNAREQMHPTALDCGVALLHPRRPQTSILADSVIALGICPAAIPFADRGQLTDVFFLICSFDDAIHLRILAKLSRMVVEPSFLAALRQCQTAGEAWGCLQDCEQRVDEAIASHGS from the coding sequence ATGGAAGACCTTGATGTTGCCCGAATTGCTGAATACTTGCATGTGACGCCGAATCAGGTGATCAAGATGGCCGATCGGGGGCGGCTGCCGGCTAGAAAGGTTGGCGGGACCTGGCATTTCAGCGAAGCCGAAATCCATCATTGGCTCGAGGAACGGATTGGAGCGAGTGATTCCTTGCAACTGGACAAGGTCCAGCAGGTGCTCGATCGCGTCTCGCCGGCCGCTGTCGATCGACCGATCGCTCAGTTATGCGAGGTGGATACGATCGCCGTTCCTTTGAACGCCCGGACTCGAGGCTCGGTGATCCGTTCGATGTCGGAATTGGCGACCAAATCGGGCCTGATGTGGGACGCGGCTGCGATGGGAGAGGCGGTGAACGCACGTGAACAGATGCACCCAACGGCGCTCGATTGTGGCGTCGCCCTGCTTCACCCCCGCCGACCTCAAACCTCGATCTTGGCCGATTCCGTGATCGCGTTGGGGATCTGTCCGGCGGCGATACCCTTTGCGGATCGCGGCCAATTGACGGACGTTTTCTTTCTGATTTGCTCTTTCGATGACGCCATTCACCTTCGTATCCTGGCCAAGTTGAGCCGCATGGTGGTCGAGCCTTCGTTCCTTGCCGCGCTTCGCCAGTGCCAAACCGCTGGTGAGGCTTGGGGCTGTTTGCAGGACTGTGAACAGCGGGTGGATGAGGCGATTGCGTCACACGGCTCCTAA
- a CDS encoding glycoside hydrolase family 5 protein: MTFPRLLLLLPLWFPFTVASAQDKVPFVLDWATHSRSAIDLSRFLDAPAGRAGFVRPKGEHFVDGEGTRIRLWGVNLGGPSCFPSHEDAEKLAESLARLGINCVRFHGLDSNWGISSIDRSGGDTSRLDETSLERFDYLFDQLRRRGIYGNINLNVFRTYGDEDGLPDPQDLGLAKWATHFYPRIIELEEKYAVDLLTHVNRYTGKSYANDPAVLVVEIVNENSLVEGWLNGKLVGHDDNSGDTWSPLPTEYAKELNRQFNAWLIENRSAEQRERFRSDADLAANAPLVLLAPSQFSSATAERFATDQEFVVDTERSFLRRMKTLIKDEVGLKSMLIGDADHNDSVNGFPHMINNALFDYADGHGYWQHPSIGKITRTKNDPMVNDPSDSTMVQFARAPIVGKPFVISETNHPYPHRYAVEGIPLLTAYAMLQDWDGVFFHEFGRAVYDNPDAIGRNGWFNLSTDPIKVAELMCSALMWHRGDVQSAKQLIVRQHTVDEIMANSRMPSWEHRPFFDDAFAKTLPLVHRTRWRLVEKPVKAEYPPSPGINDIVSDTEQLRWQGADKNRGRVTIDTPKVQATIGFQRDAEHRSYPGIRHLSVDVKNDFATVILTSLDDQPIASSKKLLLFVGDRSANEDLTWEDDFQTVANWGNGPVAIRPLQGKISLWGLQSGGPLTTTVLGSLGQPTDETWTTYAKDGGWHVLLGNPVGSMAILER; the protein is encoded by the coding sequence ATGACATTCCCACGCTTACTTCTGCTGCTACCGTTGTGGTTCCCTTTCACCGTCGCCTCGGCTCAAGACAAAGTCCCCTTTGTGCTCGATTGGGCAACCCATTCCCGATCGGCGATCGATCTGAGCCGCTTTCTCGATGCCCCGGCTGGTCGAGCTGGGTTTGTTCGTCCCAAGGGCGAGCATTTCGTCGATGGCGAAGGGACGCGGATTCGATTGTGGGGGGTGAATTTGGGTGGGCCTTCCTGTTTTCCAAGCCACGAGGATGCAGAAAAATTGGCAGAGAGCTTGGCTCGGCTTGGCATCAACTGCGTGCGATTTCATGGACTCGATTCGAATTGGGGCATCAGTTCGATCGACCGTAGTGGGGGTGACACGTCGCGGTTGGACGAAACGAGTCTCGAACGATTTGACTACCTGTTCGATCAGCTTCGTCGCCGCGGTATCTATGGCAATATCAACTTGAACGTCTTTCGCACTTACGGTGATGAAGACGGTTTGCCTGACCCTCAGGATCTCGGTCTGGCGAAGTGGGCAACTCATTTCTATCCGCGGATCATCGAGCTCGAAGAAAAATACGCTGTCGATCTGCTGACTCATGTGAACCGGTACACGGGCAAGTCGTACGCGAATGATCCCGCCGTCTTGGTGGTTGAAATCGTCAACGAGAACTCTCTGGTCGAAGGCTGGCTCAATGGAAAGCTTGTCGGTCACGATGACAACAGTGGTGATACGTGGAGTCCGCTGCCGACGGAATACGCCAAGGAATTGAACCGGCAATTCAACGCATGGCTGATTGAGAATCGCTCAGCCGAACAAAGGGAGAGATTTCGAAGCGATGCCGATTTGGCTGCCAATGCACCGCTGGTTCTGCTCGCACCGTCACAGTTTTCGTCGGCGACCGCAGAGCGATTTGCAACCGACCAAGAGTTTGTCGTCGACACGGAACGATCCTTTTTGCGCCGAATGAAAACGCTTATCAAGGATGAAGTTGGTTTGAAATCGATGCTGATTGGCGATGCGGATCACAACGACTCGGTGAATGGGTTTCCTCATATGATCAATAATGCTCTCTTTGACTACGCCGATGGTCATGGCTATTGGCAACATCCATCGATTGGGAAGATCACTCGGACGAAGAACGACCCGATGGTCAACGATCCAAGTGATTCCACGATGGTCCAATTTGCTCGGGCGCCAATCGTTGGAAAACCCTTTGTTATCAGCGAAACCAATCACCCGTACCCGCATCGCTATGCCGTCGAAGGGATTCCTCTGTTGACAGCCTACGCGATGCTACAAGATTGGGATGGCGTCTTCTTCCATGAGTTCGGTCGAGCGGTGTACGATAACCCTGATGCTATCGGCCGAAACGGTTGGTTCAATCTGAGCACGGATCCCATCAAGGTAGCGGAGTTGATGTGCTCAGCATTGATGTGGCATCGTGGCGATGTTCAGTCAGCCAAACAGTTGATCGTCCGCCAGCACACGGTTGATGAAATCATGGCAAATTCTCGGATGCCAAGCTGGGAACACCGGCCGTTTTTTGATGATGCGTTTGCCAAGACCTTGCCGTTGGTTCACCGGACGCGTTGGCGACTGGTCGAAAAGCCGGTCAAAGCGGAATACCCCCCGTCACCCGGGATCAACGACATCGTGTCGGATACCGAGCAACTTCGTTGGCAAGGTGCGGACAAGAATCGTGGGCGGGTGACAATCGATACGCCAAAAGTTCAGGCGACGATTGGATTTCAACGTGATGCCGAGCATCGGAGTTACCCTGGCATCCGTCATCTGTCGGTGGACGTCAAGAACGACTTTGCCACGGTGATCTTGACGAGCCTCGACGATCAACCGATCGCATCGAGCAAGAAGTTGCTGCTGTTTGTTGGCGATCGGTCGGCAAATGAAGACTTAACCTGGGAAGATGATTTTCAAACGGTTGCCAATTGGGGGAACGGTCCCGTGGCAATCCGGCCCCTGCAAGGCAAGATCAGTTTATGGGGCTTGCAGTCAGGAGGACCACTGACCACCACGGTCCTCGGGTCGCTCGGCCAACCTACCGACGAAACCTGGACCACTTACGCCAAGGACGGAGGATGGCATGTTTTGCTTGGCAATCCTGTCGGTTCGATGGCTATCCTCGAACGTTAA
- a CDS encoding NAD-dependent epimerase/dehydratase family protein, whose product MRVLVTGCGGFLGREIVRQLIARGDEVVGISRQTYPDLLRLGMQHHQGDLRDRSFCLAKIRNIDAVVHTAAVAGVWGPWQHFYSINTLATEHVIDACRSAEIRSLVFTSSPSVTFDGKDQRGVDEQVEYPKTWLCHYPHSKALAEQAILNSHVPGQLHTAALRPHLIWGNDDPHLLPRIIDRAKRGRLRIVGEGTNVVDTVHVINAAAAHLDAIDALQSAPQTAGGRAYFIAQDEPVSCWDWISQLCELAGVPCPDRRIRYASAYRIGACLEGLYRITGRTSEPPMTRFVAAQLAKDHYFDITAAKQRLGYRVRLSMDEGLKSLAKRFGEHSAG is encoded by the coding sequence ATGCGCGTCCTTGTTACCGGCTGTGGCGGATTCCTCGGTCGTGAAATCGTGCGTCAATTGATCGCTCGCGGCGACGAGGTTGTTGGCATTTCACGGCAAACGTATCCCGACCTCCTTCGACTGGGCATGCAGCATCATCAGGGTGATTTACGGGATCGTTCGTTTTGCTTAGCGAAGATCCGCAACATCGACGCGGTCGTGCACACGGCTGCGGTTGCAGGCGTGTGGGGGCCTTGGCAGCATTTTTATTCCATCAACACCTTGGCAACCGAGCATGTGATCGATGCTTGCCGGTCCGCCGAAATTCGCAGCTTGGTGTTCACCAGCAGCCCGAGCGTGACCTTCGATGGTAAGGATCAACGCGGGGTGGATGAACAAGTGGAATACCCCAAAACCTGGCTCTGTCACTATCCACACAGCAAAGCTCTGGCGGAACAAGCGATCCTCAATTCGCATGTTCCGGGCCAACTGCACACCGCTGCGCTTCGTCCGCATTTGATTTGGGGGAACGACGATCCCCACCTCCTTCCGCGGATCATCGATCGTGCCAAGCGGGGGCGGCTGAGAATCGTTGGGGAGGGGACGAACGTCGTCGATACGGTTCACGTGATCAACGCCGCGGCCGCGCACCTCGATGCCATCGACGCCTTGCAATCGGCACCGCAAACGGCGGGTGGACGGGCCTACTTTATCGCCCAAGACGAACCGGTATCGTGCTGGGATTGGATTAGCCAACTTTGCGAGCTGGCCGGAGTGCCTTGCCCGGACCGCAGGATCCGCTATGCATCGGCCTACCGGATTGGCGCATGCTTGGAGGGCCTATATCGGATCACAGGCCGAACGAGTGAACCGCCGATGACTCGATTTGTCGCGGCACAATTGGCCAAAGACCACTATTTTGATATCACGGCTGCAAAACAGCGACTGGGATACCGCGTACGCCTTTCGATGGACGAAGGACTGAAGTCACTCGCCAAACGTTTCGGTGAGCATTCCGCCGGTTAG